One Cyanobacterium sp. T60_A2020_053 DNA window includes the following coding sequences:
- a CDS encoding 4Fe-4S ferredoxin, protein MDENYLTSLQKGEWRKLICGASYQDIPSVRNLALAYSLAGVNCVDVAADEAVIKSAWDGITVAKKYFTEATSKGYTPRQPLLMVSVNDGEDLHFRKALFNAQLCPSDCQRPCLDICPTEAIKFTGVVEQLCYGCGRCLPICPYGLIEAQNHLISMEEVLSWLDYLPIGALEIHTHPLHWENFCQLWEKITPYLPKLQLIAISCAYTPTATNYLSKIAQLIQPLSTPLIWQVDGRSMSGDIGKGTTHLTIKYAQELAKINLLGYIQLAGGTNEHTAEKVSSLGLSGDIVAGIAFGSQARKLLNETFSALENQTNSCHLEDIPALLWQGVNQAHQLINN, encoded by the coding sequence ATTGACGAGAATTATTTAACTTCTTTGCAAAAGGGTGAATGGCGTAAGTTGATTTGTGGTGCTAGTTATCAGGATATTCCATCGGTGCGCAATTTGGCTTTAGCTTATAGTTTAGCAGGTGTTAACTGTGTTGATGTTGCTGCGGATGAAGCCGTGATTAAGTCGGCTTGGGATGGCATTACAGTGGCTAAAAAGTATTTTACTGAAGCCACGTCTAAAGGTTATACTCCCAGACAACCTCTATTAATGGTAAGTGTTAATGACGGTGAAGACCTTCATTTCCGTAAGGCTTTGTTTAATGCTCAATTATGCCCTTCTGATTGTCAGCGCCCTTGCCTCGACATTTGCCCTACTGAAGCAATCAAATTTACTGGAGTCGTTGAGCAATTATGCTACGGTTGTGGGCGCTGTCTGCCCATTTGCCCCTATGGTTTAATTGAAGCTCAAAATCACCTCATTTCTATGGAAGAAGTTTTATCTTGGTTAGATTATTTACCCATAGGGGCGCTGGAAATTCACACTCACCCCCTTCATTGGGAAAATTTTTGTCAATTGTGGGAAAAAATTACTCCTTATCTTCCTAAATTACAATTAATTGCCATTAGTTGTGCTTACACTCCCACTGCTACAAATTATTTAAGCAAAATTGCTCAATTAATTCAACCCCTAAGCACGCCATTAATCTGGCAAGTTGACGGGCGCTCTATGAGTGGTGACATCGGTAAAGGTACAACTCATTTAACCATCAAATATGCTCAAGAATTGGCAAAGATCAATCTTTTAGGCTATATTCAATTGGCTGGAGGTACTAACGAGCATACTGCTGAAAAAGTTTCTTCTTTGGGATTAAGCGGTGATATTGTGGCAGGGATTGCGTTTGGCAGTCAAGCCCGAAAGTTATTAAATGAAACTTTTTCAGCTTTAGAAAATCAAACTAATTCTTGTCATTTGGAAGATATACCGGCTCTTTTATGGCAAGGAGTCAACCAAGCACATCAATTAATTAACAATTGA
- a CDS encoding type II toxin-antitoxin system HicA family toxin: protein MKRSELVRYLHSQGCELLREGGNHSWWHNPSQNKRSAIPRHNEIPDILAKKICKDLGVVFLK from the coding sequence ATGAAAAGAAGTGAGCTTGTGCGTTATCTTCACTCTCAAGGATGTGAATTGTTGAGAGAAGGGGGTAATCATTCATGGTGGCATAATCCATCTCAAAACAAACGATCAGCTATTCCTAGACATAATGAAATCCCTGATATTCTTGCTAAGAAAATTTGTAAAGATTTAGGGGTAGTTTTTTTAAAATAA
- the acs gene encoding acetate--CoA ligase has translation MSQPTIESILKENRTFAPSTAFSARATISNWQQYQELYEKSCQDPVKFWEELAETELEWFEKWDQVLDWSNPPFAKWFVNGKINITHNCLDRHLNTWRRNKAAIIWEGENGDSRTLTYAQLHREVCQMSNVLKQLGVKKGDRVGIYLPMIVEGAVALLACARIGAIHSVVFGGFSAEALRDRLNSAEAKLVITADGGFRKDKVIALKEQVDLALADNQAPSVENVLVVQRTKEKVHMEAGRDHWWHDLQVGVSAHCPAEPMDSEDVLFILYTSGSTGKPKGVVHTTGGYNLYSHMTSKWVFDLKDTDVYWCTADIGWITGHSYIVYGPLSNGATTVMYEGVPRPSNLGCFWDIIEKYGVNIFYTAPTAIRAFIKMGEHHPASRDLSSLRLLGTVGEPINPEAWMWYHRIIGKEKCPIVDTWWQTETGGIMISALPGATPTKPGSATHPLPGILAEVVDLDGNPVKANEGGYLVVKHPWPGMMRTVYGDPDRFRNTYWEHIAPKDGQYLYFAGDGARRDEDGYFWVMGRVDDVINVSGHRLGTMEIESALVSHPAVAEAAVVGKPDEVKGEEICAFVTLENGFSGNDDLVKQLKAHVVQEIGALARPAEIRFTDGMPKTRSGKIMRRLLRSLASGQEIVGDTSTLEDRGVLDKLREGA, from the coding sequence ATGTCACAACCCACCATCGAATCAATTTTAAAAGAAAATAGAACATTTGCGCCCTCCACCGCATTCAGCGCCCGTGCCACCATATCAAATTGGCAACAATACCAAGAATTATACGAAAAATCATGCCAAGACCCCGTCAAATTTTGGGAAGAATTAGCCGAAACCGAACTAGAATGGTTTGAAAAATGGGATCAAGTGCTAGATTGGAGTAACCCCCCCTTTGCCAAATGGTTTGTTAATGGCAAAATCAACATAACCCATAACTGTTTAGATCGACACCTAAATACATGGAGACGTAACAAAGCCGCCATTATTTGGGAAGGAGAAAACGGCGATAGTCGCACTCTCACCTATGCCCAACTCCATCGAGAAGTATGCCAGATGTCAAACGTACTTAAACAGTTAGGCGTTAAAAAAGGAGATCGAGTAGGGATATATTTGCCCATGATTGTGGAGGGCGCTGTCGCCTTGTTAGCCTGTGCGAGAATTGGGGCAATTCATAGCGTAGTATTTGGCGGATTCAGCGCTGAAGCCTTACGAGATCGCCTTAACTCTGCTGAAGCTAAATTAGTTATTACTGCCGATGGCGGTTTTCGTAAAGATAAAGTAATTGCTCTCAAAGAACAAGTTGACCTTGCCTTAGCCGATAATCAAGCGCCCTCCGTCGAAAACGTTTTAGTCGTGCAACGTACCAAAGAAAAGGTACATATGGAAGCCGGGCGCGATCACTGGTGGCATGACTTACAAGTCGGAGTCAGCGCCCATTGCCCAGCAGAACCGATGGATAGTGAAGATGTACTATTTATTTTATATACCAGTGGCAGTACAGGAAAACCCAAAGGGGTAGTACACACCACAGGGGGTTATAATTTATATAGCCACATGACCAGTAAATGGGTATTTGACCTCAAAGATACCGATGTTTATTGGTGTACTGCTGATATTGGCTGGATTACGGGGCATAGTTACATCGTTTATGGACCACTTTCCAACGGCGCCACAACTGTCATGTATGAAGGAGTACCGCGCCCCTCCAATCTCGGTTGTTTTTGGGATATTATCGAAAAATATGGGGTTAATATCTTCTATACAGCGCCCACCGCCATTCGTGCCTTTATCAAAATGGGCGAACATCACCCAGCATCTCGTGACCTTTCTTCCTTACGTCTCTTAGGCACTGTGGGCGAACCCATTAACCCTGAAGCATGGATGTGGTATCATCGCATCATTGGTAAAGAAAAATGCCCCATCGTTGATACATGGTGGCAAACAGAAACAGGGGGAATCATGATTTCTGCCTTACCCGGTGCAACACCCACCAAACCCGGCTCGGCTACCCATCCCCTGCCCGGTATTCTCGCTGAGGTGGTGGATTTAGACGGCAACCCTGTTAAAGCTAACGAGGGCGGTTATTTGGTGGTAAAACATCCTTGGCCCGGCATGATGCGCACGGTATATGGCGATCCTGACCGTTTCCGCAATACTTATTGGGAACACATTGCCCCTAAAGATGGACAATATTTGTATTTTGCGGGGGATGGCGCGCGCCGGGACGAAGATGGTTATTTTTGGGTGATGGGACGTGTTGATGACGTAATCAACGTTTCTGGACATCGTTTAGGTACTATGGAGATTGAATCTGCGTTGGTGTCTCATCCTGCGGTGGCAGAGGCTGCCGTTGTGGGGAAACCTGACGAGGTGAAAGGGGAAGAAATCTGTGCTTTTGTCACCCTCGAAAATGGTTTTAGTGGTAATGATGATCTCGTGAAACAACTTAAAGCCCATGTAGTACAAGAGATCGGGGCTTTAGCTCGACCCGCAGAAATTCGCTTTACCGACGGAATGCCCAAAACCAGATCGGGTAAGATTATGCGCCGTTTACTCCGTAGCCTTGCTTCAGGTCAAGAAATTGTGGGCGATACTTCCACTCTGGAAGATCGTGGAGTTTTAGATAAACTGAGGGAGGGCGCTTAA
- a CDS encoding prolipoprotein diacylglyceryl transferase encodes MLITVLSPLIAFRFQSPGPILFELGPISLRWYGFLIASAVLIGLTLAQKLAQRKNIDPELIGDLVIWLVVGAIPAARLYYVIFEWQNYAQRPSDIFAIWQGGIAIHGALIGGTIATIIFAKIHKQSFWQLVDILMPSVILGQAIGRWGNFFNSEAFGVPTNVPWKLFIPVSRRPPQYLEFDYFHPTFLYESVWNILIFILLITLFFWGLKRNNKLKIGTLTFTYLIGYSVGRFFVEGFRTDSLMFFGLRIAQIVSLGAIVIGIIGLIWLYLLQRPLPDINKGQS; translated from the coding sequence ATGTTAATAACTGTCCTTTCTCCCTTAATAGCATTTCGGTTTCAATCTCCTGGTCCAATCTTATTTGAATTAGGACCTATTTCCCTGAGATGGTATGGTTTTTTAATTGCTTCTGCGGTGTTAATTGGTTTAACTTTAGCTCAAAAATTAGCCCAACGGAAAAATATTGACCCAGAATTGATCGGCGATTTGGTAATCTGGTTGGTGGTGGGCGCTATTCCGGCCGCCCGATTGTATTATGTAATCTTTGAGTGGCAAAATTATGCCCAGCGCCCTTCAGACATCTTTGCCATTTGGCAAGGAGGCATTGCCATTCATGGTGCTTTAATTGGTGGCACTATCGCTACGATTATTTTTGCCAAAATTCATAAACAGTCTTTTTGGCAGTTAGTAGATATTCTCATGCCTTCGGTTATTTTAGGTCAAGCCATCGGGCGCTGGGGTAATTTTTTTAATTCCGAAGCCTTTGGAGTGCCGACAAATGTCCCTTGGAAATTATTTATTCCCGTTAGTCGGCGCCCTCCCCAATACCTAGAGTTTGATTATTTTCACCCCACATTTTTATATGAATCGGTGTGGAATATTTTAATTTTTATCTTGTTAATTACCCTCTTCTTTTGGGGTTTAAAACGTAATAATAAATTAAAAATTGGTACTTTGACTTTTACCTATTTAATTGGTTACAGTGTCGGGCGCTTTTTTGTGGAGGGTTTTCGCACCGATAGTTTGATGTTTTTTGGTTTGCGTATCGCTCAAATTGTCAGTTTAGGTGCTATTGTCATCGGTATTATTGGCTTAATTTGGCTTTATCTTCTCCAGCGTCCTCTACCAGACATTAATAAAGGGCAAAGTTAA
- a CDS encoding PEP-CTERM sorting domain-containing protein, producing the protein MNFKSSFIAHKNESFGLITAFTFVVASTIFSSEAEGAVIITGQEIRGDVVFSYSGSIDTTGFSAPNPNIAFGNDLNPSTGGFTAGQSDNNAPLFQNISISGPSNFGSGGRITGIASGTPFGFSLIQNWLQLPNSSGSEINGALTFLGTNFNALGVNSSQSYTWNLPNNDNITLEFAPPIPVPEPNMILGSVVVLGVGAIMRKKRDTPTLT; encoded by the coding sequence ATGAATTTCAAGTCTTCGTTTATCGCCCACAAAAATGAGAGTTTCGGTCTGATTACAGCTTTTACTTTTGTGGTTGCTTCCACCATTTTTAGTTCAGAGGCGGAGGGCGCTGTTATCATCACAGGGCAAGAAATAAGAGGTGATGTCGTTTTTTCTTACTCCGGTTCTATCGATACCACTGGATTTTCAGCCCCAAATCCTAATATTGCTTTCGGTAATGACCTCAACCCCAGCACCGGCGGATTTACTGCTGGACAATCCGATAATAACGCTCCTCTTTTCCAAAACATTAGCATTAGCGGTCCCAGTAATTTTGGTTCTGGTGGGCGTATTACGGGTATTGCTAGTGGTACTCCCTTCGGTTTTAGTCTTATTCAAAATTGGCTTCAACTTCCTAATTCTTCAGGTAGTGAAATTAATGGAGCCTTAACTTTCCTCGGTACTAATTTTAATGCGTTAGGAGTTAATAGCAGTCAATCATATACTTGGAATTTACCCAATAATGATAATATCACCTTGGAATTTGCTCCACCTATCCCTGTACCGGAACCTAATATGATTTTAGGTAGTGTGGTAGTGTTAGGAGTGGGTGCCATCATGAGAAAAAAGCGTGACACTCCCACGCTGACCTAG
- a CDS encoding transcriptional repressor, with the protein MAIPTDEIIQILRAKGLRVTPQRYAVYSNLLHREDHPTAEQILIDLNQEAPTLSQATIYLSLQTLRDVGLIREVLLEEGRCRYDANVDPHHHFRCRCCGNIEDIAWDSFANLSLHKLRSGLDGERYEVIVEGKCDLCD; encoded by the coding sequence ATGGCAATTCCAACCGATGAAATTATCCAAATACTGAGAGCAAAGGGTTTAAGGGTGACTCCTCAACGCTATGCGGTGTATAGTAATTTATTACATCGTGAGGATCATCCCACGGCGGAGCAGATTTTGATAGACTTAAATCAAGAAGCGCCCACCCTCTCTCAAGCTACTATTTATCTTTCCCTACAAACTTTACGAGATGTGGGTTTAATCCGAGAAGTGTTGTTGGAGGAGGGGCGCTGTCGTTATGATGCGAATGTTGACCCTCATCATCATTTCCGTTGTCGTTGCTGTGGTAATATCGAAGATATTGCTTGGGATTCTTTCGCTAATCTTAGTCTTCACAAGTTGCGCTCTGGTTTGGATGGAGAGCGCTATGAGGTCATTGTAGAGGGTAAATGTGATCTTTGTGATTAA
- a CDS encoding ferrous iron transport protein A: MNQLLTLKNLPINTSAIISYIEEKSLDPLLKNRLEAMGFITGNTVKVLRKSWGGSPLQIQVGLTTLVAVRGAEADLIICNLYL; encoded by the coding sequence ATGAATCAACTTTTAACCCTTAAAAATTTACCCATTAACACTTCTGCAATTATCAGTTATATCGAAGAGAAATCCCTCGATCCACTTTTGAAAAATCGTCTGGAAGCCATGGGTTTTATTACTGGTAATACAGTGAAGGTATTACGTAAATCTTGGGGGGGAAGCCCCTTACAAATACAAGTAGGTTTAACCACTTTGGTAGCGGTGAGGGGCGCTGAAGCTGATTTAATCATTTGTAATTTATATCTGTAG
- a CDS encoding peroxiredoxin: MAVIETVPSAVFKTRVRDESVEGPNPYRWEDKTTADIFGGKKVVVFSLPGAFTPTCSSNHLPRYEELYEEFKAQGVDEVICVSVNDAFVMFKWGREIGAKNVSLLPDGNGEFTRKMGMLVEKSNLGFGLRSWRYSMLVDDCKIEKIFVEPGYEDNCASDPFEVSDADTMLAYLKGENPQGVSAPVKEFVG; encoded by the coding sequence ATGGCTGTTATTGAAACTGTACCTAGCGCAGTATTTAAAACCCGTGTGCGTGATGAATCCGTAGAAGGACCTAACCCCTACCGTTGGGAAGATAAAACCACCGCCGATATTTTTGGTGGCAAAAAAGTAGTTGTATTTTCCTTGCCCGGTGCTTTCACCCCCACTTGTTCATCGAATCACCTTCCCCGTTACGAAGAGTTGTACGAAGAATTTAAAGCTCAAGGTGTTGACGAGGTAATCTGTGTTTCCGTTAACGATGCTTTCGTGATGTTTAAATGGGGTAGAGAAATTGGCGCGAAAAACGTTTCTTTATTACCCGATGGTAATGGTGAATTTACTCGTAAAATGGGTATGTTAGTAGAGAAATCTAATCTAGGTTTCGGTTTACGCTCTTGGCGTTATTCTATGTTAGTGGATGATTGTAAAATCGAAAAAATCTTTGTAGAACCGGGTTATGAAGATAACTGTGCCTCTGATCCTTTTGAAGTATCCGACGCTGATACTATGTTAGCTTACCTCAAAGGAGAAAATCCTCAAGGTGTTTCGGCTCCTGTTAAAGAGTTTGTTGGTTAA
- a CDS encoding type II toxin-antitoxin system HicB family antitoxin — protein MNTFTAVIKEVDGWWIGWIEEVPGVNCQEKTRPELIESLKITLQEALEFNRQEAINSADGSYFEEQIAVSI, from the coding sequence ATGAATACTTTTACCGCAGTGATCAAAGAGGTTGATGGTTGGTGGATAGGTTGGATTGAGGAGGTGCCGGGGGTTAATTGCCAAGAAAAGACTCGCCCAGAATTAATAGAAAGTTTAAAAATTACCTTACAAGAGGCTTTAGAATTTAATCGACAAGAAGCAATTAATTCGGCGGATGGTAGTTATTTTGAGGAACAAATTGCTGTAAGTATATGA
- a CDS encoding toxin HicA has product MTKIEKLLIEIRKNPQNVKFNDLAKICDHYFGKPRQQGTSHRVYKTPWQGDPRVNIQEKNGKAKVYQVKQVLEAIIKMEEMSND; this is encoded by the coding sequence GTGACAAAAATAGAGAAACTATTAATTGAAATCAGAAAAAATCCCCAGAATGTTAAATTTAACGATCTAGCAAAAATATGTGATCACTATTTCGGTAAGCCAAGACAACAAGGAACAAGCCATCGGGTGTATAAAACGCCTTGGCAAGGCGATCCCCGTGTCAATATTCAAGAAAAAAATGGCAAAGCCAAAGTCTATCAAGTCAAACAAGTATTAGAAGCGATTATAAAAATGGAGGAAATGAGCAATGATTAA
- a CDS encoding type II toxin-antitoxin system HicB family antitoxin: MINHERYSYRVIWSMEDQEFVGLCAEFPSLSYLDVNMIHALEGITNLVKEVIADMEINGETIPQPISEKSYSGKLLVRIPPELHRQLAREATEENISLNRYISNKLAS, translated from the coding sequence ATGATTAACCATGAACGCTATAGTTATCGGGTAATTTGGTCAATGGAAGATCAAGAATTTGTCGGATTATGTGCAGAATTTCCCAGCTTATCTTATCTTGATGTCAATATGATTCATGCCTTAGAAGGTATTACAAACTTAGTGAAAGAAGTAATCGCAGATATGGAGATTAACGGGGAAACCATCCCCCAGCCGATTTCAGAAAAAAGCTACAGTGGCAAACTTTTAGTTCGTATTCCCCCCGAACTTCATCGCCAATTAGCGAGGGAGGCAACAGAGGAAAATATTAGTTTAAATCGTTATATCAGCAACAAATTAGCCTCATGA
- the rlmD gene encoding 23S rRNA (uracil(1939)-C(5))-methyltransferase RlmD, with amino-acid sequence MIRQGEIVEVVIEDVSSDGDGVAKIDSQVIFIPQTVTGDRLQAKIIRDKKKYAYGRVEKIIEPSPYRIKSRCIVSDKCGGCQWQHIDYQHQLTIKQNQVQEALTRIGGFTDFTVQNILADDDLGYRNKASYPLAVSSTGALKAGYYRRGSHQIVNINQCPIQDNRLNPLLAEIKEDLMELGIPIYDEKTKTGILRHLCFRIGANTGEILITIVITKPSNFKLAQQAPLWMERYPQVVGVTLNHHPLPTNVIFGKKTELLAGRLYLKETFANLTFTLRTESFFQVNTIMAEKLWAVVEGALHLTGEETVIDLYCGVGTFTLPIAQKVRQVIGIESDKVAVELAKHNALINNITNVKFVEGRSEIIFPELTTQPDIVILDPPRKGCQVEVIETLLSMKPKYIVYISCHPATLARDLKFLCDTQDYDINLVQPADFFPQTTHVEAVVILVKINQ; translated from the coding sequence ATGATTAGACAGGGTGAAATTGTAGAAGTAGTTATCGAAGACGTAAGTAGTGATGGCGATGGAGTGGCAAAGATAGATTCTCAGGTGATTTTTATTCCTCAAACGGTGACAGGAGATCGTTTACAAGCTAAGATTATTCGGGATAAGAAAAAATATGCTTACGGTAGAGTCGAGAAAATTATCGAACCTTCTCCTTATCGTATCAAATCCCGTTGTATTGTGTCAGATAAATGTGGCGGTTGTCAGTGGCAACATATCGATTATCAACATCAGTTAACCATTAAACAAAATCAAGTACAAGAAGCCTTAACTCGCATCGGTGGTTTTACAGATTTTACGGTGCAAAATATTCTCGCTGATGATGATTTAGGTTATCGCAATAAAGCTAGTTATCCCCTTGCAGTGTCTTCCACAGGGGCGCTAAAAGCTGGTTATTATCGTCGTGGTAGTCATCAAATCGTCAATATTAATCAATGTCCTATTCAGGATAACCGCTTAAATCCTCTTTTGGCAGAAATTAAGGAAGATTTAATGGAGTTGGGTATTCCCATCTATGATGAAAAAACTAAAACAGGTATTCTCAGGCATCTTTGTTTCCGTATTGGTGCTAATACGGGAGAAATTTTAATTACCATTGTGATTACTAAACCAAGTAATTTTAAATTAGCACAACAAGCGCCCCTCTGGATGGAAAGGTATCCCCAAGTGGTAGGTGTGACTCTTAATCATCATCCTTTACCTACTAATGTAATTTTTGGCAAAAAAACAGAATTATTAGCAGGAAGATTATATTTAAAGGAAACTTTTGCCAATTTAACTTTTACTTTACGCACAGAAAGTTTTTTTCAGGTTAATACTATCATGGCTGAAAAACTTTGGGCAGTGGTGGAGGGCGCCCTCCACCTCACAGGAGAGGAAACGGTAATTGATTTATATTGTGGTGTCGGTACTTTTACTTTACCTATTGCCCAAAAAGTTCGTCAAGTAATTGGCATAGAATCCGATAAGGTAGCGGTGGAGTTAGCGAAACACAATGCGCTGATTAATAATATTACCAATGTTAAATTTGTGGAAGGGCGCTCGGAAATTATTTTCCCAGAATTAACCACTCAACCAGATATTGTTATATTAGACCCTCCCCGTAAGGGTTGCCAAGTGGAAGTCATCGAAACTCTACTTAGTATGAAACCGAAGTATATCGTTTATATAAGTTGTCATCCTGCCACCCTCGCTAGAGATTTAAAGTTTTTGTGCGATACACAAGATTACGACATCAATTTAGTACAACCGGCAGACTTTTTCCCTCAAACTACCCATGTGGAAGCGGTGGTGATTCTTGTAAAAATTAATCAGTAG
- a CDS encoding GNAT family N-acetyltransferase yields the protein MNTTQSPKSSLKIRGIQYRDLAPIASLLEQRLSLEYNYKFASLLTQIQQYQSCYGLLQLAQILPANWNRDFNVFVAEKDGQIQGLIQVAPFNQNRSTWQVQQVLINHNTSLRHLLVGQCSIGSQLLRHCFEKIWEARTWVLEVDINEKNSLALYKENGFQPIAEMTTWRCTPEILAELAQKEPNLPNLLPVSNADSRLLYQLDCVSLPPTIRQVFDRHVEDFKTGLFSYVSQAIKSFWHKEEIIKAYVFEPQRKAAIGYFELTICQDASRCHEATLTVHPAYTWLYPKLLTQMASVIQAFPPQSLILSSGDYQPEREEFLEKIGALRVEQNLLMSRSVWHKLREAKPLESLKLQEMLQGLKPAHSPIPTHWQPSILDQQNTPPLHHEDENR from the coding sequence ATGAATACAACTCAATCACCGAAATCTAGTTTAAAAATTAGAGGAATACAATATCGAGATTTAGCGCCCATCGCCTCTCTTTTAGAGCAAAGATTATCCTTAGAATATAATTATAAATTTGCTTCCTTATTAACACAAATTCAACAATATCAAAGTTGCTATGGTTTACTACAATTAGCCCAAATTTTACCAGCTAATTGGAATCGTGATTTTAATGTTTTTGTTGCCGAAAAAGACGGGCAAATTCAAGGTTTAATACAAGTAGCGCCCTTCAACCAAAATCGTAGCACTTGGCAAGTACAACAAGTGCTTATTAACCATAATACTTCCCTTCGTCACCTTCTTGTCGGTCAGTGTAGCATCGGTTCTCAATTATTGCGCCATTGTTTTGAGAAAATCTGGGAAGCTAGAACATGGGTACTAGAAGTTGACATTAACGAAAAAAATAGCCTTGCTTTATATAAAGAAAATGGTTTTCAACCCATCGCAGAAATGACAACATGGCGTTGCACCCCTGAAATATTAGCAGAATTAGCCCAAAAAGAGCCAAATTTACCCAATTTATTACCCGTCAGTAATGCCGACTCTCGTTTACTATATCAATTAGACTGTGTTTCTTTACCGCCTACCATAAGACAGGTTTTTGATCGTCATGTGGAAGACTTTAAAACCGGTTTATTTTCCTATGTTTCTCAGGCTATCAAATCTTTTTGGCATAAAGAGGAAATCATTAAGGCTTATGTTTTTGAGCCTCAGCGCAAGGCTGCCATCGGTTATTTTGAGTTAACTATTTGCCAAGATGCTTCCCGTTGTCATGAAGCCACTTTAACGGTGCATCCAGCTTACACTTGGTTATATCCCAAGTTATTAACTCAAATGGCTTCTGTGATTCAGGCTTTTCCTCCGCAATCGTTGATTTTATCTTCTGGCGATTATCAACCGGAAAGAGAGGAATTTTTGGAGAAAATAGGGGCGCTAAGGGTAGAGCAAAATCTCTTGATGTCACGCTCGGTATGGCATAAATTAAGAGAAGCCAAACCCCTTGAGTCTCTAAAATTACAAGAAATGTTACAAGGTTTAAAACCAGCGCACTCCCCCATCCCCACCCATTGGCAACCTTCCATTTTAGATCAACAAAATACCCCTCCACTTCATCATGAAGACGAGAATAGATAA
- a CDS encoding ribonuclease Z: MEVTFLGTSSGVPTKSRNVSSVALRLTQRGEIWLFDCGEGTQHQILRSDLKTSQLKKIFVTHMHGDHIFGLMGLLASCGLGAHAENIEIYGPPGLDAYLKASMKYSCTYFPYGVHFNTVSPGVVYEDDDYIVTTEMLKHRVTAFGYRVSEKDKAGRFDVEKAQKMGIPSGPLYGKLKKGQTVTLDDGRRVKGADLCGETEIGRKFVYCTDTVFCESAITLAENADVLIHEATFAHQDAQMAFERMHSTTTMAAQVALAGNVKQLIMTHFSPRYAPGNTLQLRDLLKEAQAIFPNTILAYDFLTYDIPRRLPAKIEV, from the coding sequence GTGGAAGTAACGTTTTTAGGTACAAGTTCAGGTGTACCAACAAAATCTAGGAATGTGTCCAGTGTTGCCTTACGTCTGACTCAAAGAGGTGAAATCTGGCTATTTGACTGTGGGGAAGGTACTCAACATCAAATTTTGCGCAGTGACTTAAAAACCTCTCAATTAAAAAAAATTTTCGTTACCCATATGCACGGGGATCACATTTTTGGTTTAATGGGCTTATTAGCTAGTTGCGGTTTGGGCGCCCATGCTGAAAACATCGAAATTTATGGACCTCCGGGTTTAGATGCTTACCTCAAGGCATCTATGAAGTATTCTTGTACTTATTTTCCTTATGGTGTTCATTTTAACACCGTTTCTCCGGGGGTAGTTTATGAGGATGATGATTATATTGTCACCACTGAAATGTTAAAACATCGAGTTACTGCTTTTGGTTATCGAGTTAGTGAAAAGGATAAAGCCGGTAGGTTTGATGTGGAAAAAGCCCAAAAAATGGGGATTCCCTCTGGTCCTCTTTATGGTAAGTTAAAAAAAGGTCAAACCGTTACCCTTGATGATGGGCGCCGGGTGAAGGGCGCTGATTTATGTGGAGAAACAGAAATAGGCAGAAAATTTGTCTATTGCACTGATACAGTATTTTGTGAAAGCGCCATTACCCTTGCGGAAAATGCTGATGTTTTAATTCACGAAGCAACATTTGCCCACCAAGACGCACAGATGGCTTTTGAAAGGATGCACTCTACCACTACCATGGCGGCACAAGTAGCTTTAGCCGGCAATGTTAAACAGCTGATAATGACTCATTTTAGCCCTCGTTACGCTCCAGGTAATACTCTGCAATTAAGAGATTTATTGAAAGAGGCTCAAGCTATCTTCCCCAATACTATTCTAGCCTATGATTTTCTCACTTATGATATTCCTCGCCGTTTACCAGCTAAAATTGAAGTATAA